The Caldicellulosiruptor acetigenus DNA window AGCTTGCATTTACAATGTCGGTTGAAACACCTACAGTTGTCCAGGTGTCTTTGCCGTCTGTTGACTCAATCAGAACTCTTACCTTTGCAGCAGTTGCAGTCTCTGCATTCAGTACCCGCACTTTATAGTCAACAAGATGCACCTCTTTTAGCTCTGGGTAGAATTTTTCCAAAGCCTTTCTCAAAGCATTATCTAAAGCATGAACAGGGCCATCACCTTCAGCAGCAGTGATTGCTGTAACTCCATCTACCGCAATCTTTACAATTGCAGATGAGCTGTACTCTACTGCCGGCTCGTTAATGAGCACTTTAAACTCTTTGAGAGTAAAGAACGGCTGGTAAAGCCCCAGCTTTTTTCTAATTAACATCTCAAATGAAGCCTCTGCAGACTCAAACTGATACCCTTCATTTTCAAGGCGCTTTAGCTCATCAATAATCTCTTTTGTCACAGGTGAGTCTTTTGTAACTGTCGGGTCAATCTCGCGAATCTTGTCAAGAATTGTAGCCCTTCCTGCAACCTCAGACAGTACTATCCTTCTTGCATTTCCAACAACCTCAGGATTGATATGCTCAAAAGAGGCTGGATTTTTCTTGACAGCATCAATGTGCATTCCGGCCTTGTGAGTAAATGCATAAGCTCCAACATATGGTGCTCTTTCGTTTGGAATCATGTTGGCAATCTCTGCAACATACCTTGAAAGTGATGTCAGGTGTTTTATGTTCTCATCTGGTACACATTTAAAGCCAAGCTTTAGCTGAAGATTTGGTATGAGCGTGATAAGGTCTGCATTTCCACACCTCTCACCATATCCGTTGATAGTTCCCTGAACCTGACGTGCTCCTGCCAAAACTGCCATGATTGAGTTTGCAACAGCCATACCTGTGTCGTTGTGACAGTGAATTCCAATTAATGTCCCAGGAAACATCTCAACAACTTCTTTTGTGATGTTATAAATATCCATTGGGAAGGTGCCACCGTTTGTATCGCACAGGTCTAAAGAATCTGCGCCTGCCTCTTTTGCAACCTTTAAAGTCTCCAAAGCGTATTTTTTGTTATTCTTGTAGCCATCAAAAAAGTGCTCTGCGTCAAATACAACATACTTGCCCAAAGACTTTAAATATTTTATAGTGTCATAAATCATCTGAAGATTTTCGTCCTCTGTTGTTTTCAAGACCTCTTTGACATGAAAATCCCACGACTTGCCAAAGATTGCAACAGCTTCGGTGTCAGCAGCAATTAGCGACTGGATGTTAGGGTCATCTTTAACGTCAATTCCCACTCGCCTTGTTGAACCAAAGGCGATAAGCTTTGCGTTTTTCAATCTCATCTTTTTAACTCTTGCGAAAAACTCCTGGTCTTTGATGTTAGAACCGGGATTGCCTGCCTCGATAAATTTCACACCAAATTTGTCAAGCCTCTCTACAATCTTGAGCTTATCTTCCAGAGTATATGAAATTCCACCAGCCTGAGCACCGTCTCTTAAGGTTGAGTCATAGATGATAATGGTCTTATTATTTTCCACTTCATTTTCCCTCCTTTTTGATATCAAAAAAGCCCAGCCTGTGATTTTTTAGGCTGGGCTTTTAAAATTCAATCTCAAATTTGATTGCAAATTCTAAAGATGCCCCAAGGGTCTCTTCAAGAACCCTCTTTGCTCATACACAGGCCAAAATGGGTGCAATGCGGCATATGAAATTTTATAAATCCATTTAATTATTCTCTTTCTAATTATTGAAATAATGCTAATTATTGTGATTGCGCCGCATATTCGTATTATCATTTTTTGCACCCCTTTGACCCTCAAGTTTTATTTGCTAATTATTTTAAACCCAATTTAAAAAATTGTAAAGAGGCAATTTTACTCCTCTGAAATTTTATACAGCATCTTATTTATAGCATTTACATACGCTTTGGCACTTGCTTCTAAAATATCGGTGGAAAGTCCTCTGCCCAAAAACGCTTTACCGTCTTTCTTTATTCTGACTGTAACCTCTCCAAGAGCATCCTTGCCCTGGGTGACAGCCTTTATACTGTAATCATCAAGTTCAACCTGAAGACCTGTAATTCTGTCAATTGCCTTGAAGATTGCATCAACAGGACCATCGCCAGTTGCCGCCTCTTCAAACTCCTCATCACCCGATTTTATTTTCACAGATGCGGTTGATATAAGACCATTTCCGCTTATTATCTGGAACCTCACAAGCTCATATGTCTCGGGGATATTGAGTGACTTTTGTTCTAAAAGTGCTTCAATGTCTTTGTCAAGCACAACCTTCTTTTTGTCTGCCAAAACTTTAAATTTTTCAAATGCAGCGTCAATCTCTTCTCTTGTGAGGTCTGTGTATCCAAGTTCTTTGAGCCTTTCTTCAAATGCATGTCGACCTGAGTGCTTGCCCAAAACCATCCTGTTCTTTGGAAGACCAATTGACACAGGGTCAATAATCTCGTATGTTGTTCTCTCTGAGAGCACTCCATGCTGATGAATTCCAGACTCGTGTGCAAATGCATTTGCACCAACAATTGCCTTGTTTGGCTGAACAAATACGCCTGTGAGTGAAGACACAAGCTTGCTTGTTCGGTAAATCTGAGTTGTGTCAATCAAAACATCAACATCGTAAAAGTCTTTTCTTGTCTTGAGAGCCATAACAATTTCTTCTAAAGCAGCATTCCCAGCTCTCTCACCAAGACCATTTATTGTGCATTCAACCTGGTGAACCCCTTCTTCCACAGCAGCCAATGAGTTTGCAACAGCAAGACCTAAGTCGTTGTGGCAGTGAACTGAAATCTGGACCTTGTCAATGTCAGGAATGTTTTCTTTTATTGCTCGAATAATCCTTTTCATCTCTTCTGGTGTTGTGTAGCCAACTGTGTCAGGAATGTTTATTACTGTTGCACCGGCTTTTATTACAGCGTCAAAAACCTTTATCAAAAACTCAATCCTTGAACGTGTTGCATCCTCACACGAAAACTCTACATCAGACACATATTTTTTTGCATATTTTACCATTGCAACTGCTCTTTCCAAAACCTCATCTTCTGTCATCTTGAGCTTGTATTTCATATGAATATCACTTGTTGCAATGAACGTATGAATTCTTGGGGATGAAGCCTTTTTGAGCGCTTCATAAGCTCTGTCTATATCCTTTTCTACTGCTCGTGCCAAAGATACTATAACAGCATCTTTTATGTTTTCTGAGATGACCTTTATTGCCTCAAAATCGCCAGGAGAGGCTATTGCAAACCCTGCTTCTATCACATCAACTTTGAGCTTTTCAAGCTGTTTTGCAATCTCAAGCTTTTCATTGACGTTGAGCGACACACCTGGTGTTTGCTCACCGTCTCTGAGCGTGGTATCAAATATCTTTATAACTCTTTTTCCCATTAAAAACCCCTCACCCTTATTCTTTTATTGGCTTTATCCAAGGCATCATCTTTCTAAGCTCTTTACCAACCTGTTCAATCAAAAGATTTTGTTCTCTTCTTCTTATGCTATTGAACTCAGGTCTTCCTGCCATGTTCTCCAAAATCCACTTCTTTGCAAATGTACCGTTTTGAATCTCTTCTAATACTTTTTTCATCTCTTTTCTTGTCTCTTCTGTGATAATTCTCTTGCCTGTCATGTAATCACCATACTCAGCTGTGTCTGAGATTGAGTATCTCATAAGTGAAAGTCCGCCCTGCCAAATCAAATCAACTATGAGCTTCATCTCATGCAGGCATTCAAAATACGCAATCTCTGGCTGGTATCCTGCTTCAACCAGTGTATCAAACCCGGCTTTGATAAGCTCTGTAAGACCGCCACATAAAACTGCCTGCTCACCAAAAAGGTCTGTCTCTGTTTCTTCTTTAAATGTAGTAAGGATTATTCCAGCCCTTGATGCACCAATACCTTTTGCATATGCCAACGCAATATCAAGAGCTTTCCCTGTGTAGTCCTGATGTACAGCAACCAAAGCTGGCACGCCTTTTCCCTCTTCATACTGGCTTCTGACTGTGTGCCCCGGCCCTTTTGGAGCTATCATTATAACATCAACGTAGGGCGGTGGAACTATCTGACCAAAGTGAATGTTAAACCCGTGCGCAAATGCTATTGCCTTTCCTTCTTTTAAATTTGGCTCTATGCTCTCTTTAAATAGCTTTGGCTGTTTTTCATCATTTACAAGAATCATGATGACATCTGCAACTTTTGTTGCCTCATCAGCTGTCATGACTTTAAGACCATGACTTTCTGCCTTTGCCCAAGACTTGCTACCATGATAAAGTCCAACAACAACGTTTATACCAGAATCTCTCAAGTTTAGTGCATGTGCATGACCCTGGCTACCAAAGCCAATCACTGCAACTGTCTTGTCTTTAAGTAGGTCTAAATTGCAATCTTCTTCATAGAATATCTTTGCCATCTTTACTCATCCTCCTCAGACTTAGATTTTGATATGACTTTATTCCCTCGCTCTATCGCAATAAGTCCTGTACGGACTACCTCGCGAATACCATATTGCTTCAAAAGCTCAATTAGCGCTTCAATCTTGTCCTCATCACCTGAAATCTCAATTGTAAGCGTTTCTTTTGACACATCTACAATGTTTGCTCTGAAAATTTCTGTTATTTGAATAATGTCTGAACGCGTCTGAGAATTAGCATTAACCTTTATAAGCGCAAGCTCTCTTTCAACAGCCTCTTTCGGGTTTAGTTTTTTGATTTTTATAACATCAATAAGTTTATTAAGCTGTTTTGTCACCTGCTCGACAATGTAGTCATCTCCATTTACAACAATTGTCATGCGGGATATTGTTGGGTCTTCTGTCACGCCAACAGCAAGGCTGTCTATATTAAAACCTCTTCTTGAAAAAAGCCCTGCAACGCGGGACAGCACACCCGGGTGGTTCTCAACCAAAACAGAAAGTGTGTACTTCACCTTCTTACATCCCCCTATCACCAAAAGTTTTAGTAAGCTCAATTAAACCCTTAAGATATAGTGGGCTCATCAGGGCTTGTCACAACCTCAAGTAAAAATGGACCCTTGTGGCTTTTCATAATCTCAATTGCCTCTTTTAACTTTTCCTTGCTCTCAAGCCTCATACTCTCAATTCCATATGCTTTTGCTAATATCATAAAATCGGGGTTGCCATCTAAGCATGTTGCAATAAACCTGCCTGTGCATCTTTTCTTCTGAAGCTCATATACCATTCCAAGCCTTGTGTTGTTGAAAAGGACAATTTTAATGGGCACCTGTTCTCTTTTAATGGTAGCAAGCTCCTGCAAAAGCATCTGAAAACTTCCATCGCCGGTGATGCTAATTACCTCTTTATCGGGTCTTCCAAACTTCGCACCAATTGCTGCAGGAACTCCATATCCCATTGTGCCAAGTCCACCTGAAGTTATAAATGTCCCTGGTTCTTTGATATACAGATTATGAGCCGCCCAAATCTGATGCTGACCAACATCTGTGGTGATTATATAATCTCCATTGTATGCTCTTGAAATTTCTCTTAGCACATCATAAGGATGAAGCTTGTCATCATCTATAAGAACTTTCTTGTGCGCTTTAATATCGTGAGCCCAAAAATCTTTTCTTTCTGAAATTCTTTTATTAATCTCTGAAAGCACCTGTTTTGCATCGCCAACAATTGGCACATTTGTATCAACATTTTTTCCTATCTCAGCAGGGTCAATGTCTATATGAATAATCTTCATATTGTCAGTAATTTTTGTATCACCCAGCGCCCTGTCTGCAAGCCGCGCACCTATCACAATTAAAAGGTCTGCTTGCCTGAGCGCCAAATTGGCCTCTTTCTGACCATGTGAACCTATCATGCCAAGATAATAAGGATGGTCTGTAGGAATAGAACCAATTCCCATTAGGGTTGAAATCACAGGGATTTTTTGTTTTTCTATTAAAATTTGCAACTCCTGTGATGCGCCTGATGCAATAACTCCACCACCGCTGCATACAACAGGTCTTTGTGAGTTTTCTATCGCTTCTACTGCCCTTTTTATCTGCAGAGGATGACCTTTTTCTTTTGGCTTGTAGCCAGGAATATCAATTTCCTTTGGGATTTCAAATTCAATCTCCTGCAGCTGGACATCTATGGGAACATCTATCAAAACAGGTCCACGTCTTCCTGTTGAGGCTATATAGAATGCTTCTTTTAAAATCCTTACAATTTTTTTAGGGTCTTTCACAAGATAGTTATGCTTGGTAAACGGAGCCGTTGCCCCTGTTATATCCACTTCCTGAAACACATCTTTTCCAATTAAACTTGAATTTACCTGACCGGTGATGGCCACAATAGGAACTGAATCCATATATGCAGTCGCAATGCCAGTTATAAGATTTGTAGCACCAGGCCCAGAGGTTGCAACGCACACACCCACTTTGCCTGTTGTGCGCGCATATCCACTTGCCTCATGAACTGCTGCCTGTTCTGTTCTAACTAGGACATGTTTTATATCAGAGTCATAAAGAGCATCATAAAACGGATAGATTGCCGCACCCGGAATGCCAAAGATAATCTCTACACCCTCGCTTTTCAAAACCTCTACCATTGCCCGTGCTACCGTCATCTTTGCCATCAATCAAATCCCACCCTTTATATATGAAAAGTCCGACCGTGCTACTTTAATTTGTCGGACAATTTCTTTTTTACTAATGGCTTTTTTGCTATTTTCAAATTAAATTTTGAAATATTTTAGCACGTATTTTTATTCGTGTCAAGGAATTTAGGTGCAAAGACTTTTACAATCTTTTTAACTTCTTTTCAAACGCTTTCTCTACTATAAAATCTGAAACGTGTGGAAAAAGACGGGTAAAAAGTACAAATAGATAGTCTTTTTTAGATGTATATATCTCTTTTCTGTTCTTCTCAATACCTCTGATAATTCTTCTTGCAGCAACATCCGGCGAAAGCCTT harbors:
- the cimA gene encoding citramalate synthase; the encoded protein is MENNKTIIIYDSTLRDGAQAGGISYTLEDKLKIVERLDKFGVKFIEAGNPGSNIKDQEFFARVKKMRLKNAKLIAFGSTRRVGIDVKDDPNIQSLIAADTEAVAIFGKSWDFHVKEVLKTTEDENLQMIYDTIKYLKSLGKYVVFDAEHFFDGYKNNKKYALETLKVAKEAGADSLDLCDTNGGTFPMDIYNITKEVVEMFPGTLIGIHCHNDTGMAVANSIMAVLAGARQVQGTINGYGERCGNADLITLIPNLQLKLGFKCVPDENIKHLTSLSRYVAEIANMIPNERAPYVGAYAFTHKAGMHIDAVKKNPASFEHINPEVVGNARRIVLSEVAGRATILDKIREIDPTVTKDSPVTKEIIDELKRLENEGYQFESAEASFEMLIRKKLGLYQPFFTLKEFKVLINEPAVEYSSSAIVKIAVDGVTAITAAEGDGPVHALDNALRKALEKFYPELKEVHLVDYKVRVLNAETATAAKVRVLIESTDGKDTWTTVGVSTDIVNASWIALVDSLEYKLCKEKVGK
- a CDS encoding 2-isopropylmalate synthase yields the protein MGKRVIKIFDTTLRDGEQTPGVSLNVNEKLEIAKQLEKLKVDVIEAGFAIASPGDFEAIKVISENIKDAVIVSLARAVEKDIDRAYEALKKASSPRIHTFIATSDIHMKYKLKMTEDEVLERAVAMVKYAKKYVSDVEFSCEDATRSRIEFLIKVFDAVIKAGATVINIPDTVGYTTPEEMKRIIRAIKENIPDIDKVQISVHCHNDLGLAVANSLAAVEEGVHQVECTINGLGERAGNAALEEIVMALKTRKDFYDVDVLIDTTQIYRTSKLVSSLTGVFVQPNKAIVGANAFAHESGIHQHGVLSERTTYEIIDPVSIGLPKNRMVLGKHSGRHAFEERLKELGYTDLTREEIDAAFEKFKVLADKKKVVLDKDIEALLEQKSLNIPETYELVRFQIISGNGLISTASVKIKSGDEEFEEAATGDGPVDAIFKAIDRITGLQVELDDYSIKAVTQGKDALGEVTVRIKKDGKAFLGRGLSTDILEASAKAYVNAINKMLYKISEE
- the ilvC gene encoding ketol-acid reductoisomerase, whose protein sequence is MAKIFYEEDCNLDLLKDKTVAVIGFGSQGHAHALNLRDSGINVVVGLYHGSKSWAKAESHGLKVMTADEATKVADVIMILVNDEKQPKLFKESIEPNLKEGKAIAFAHGFNIHFGQIVPPPYVDVIMIAPKGPGHTVRSQYEEGKGVPALVAVHQDYTGKALDIALAYAKGIGASRAGIILTTFKEETETDLFGEQAVLCGGLTELIKAGFDTLVEAGYQPEIAYFECLHEMKLIVDLIWQGGLSLMRYSISDTAEYGDYMTGKRIITEETRKEMKKVLEEIQNGTFAKKWILENMAGRPEFNSIRRREQNLLIEQVGKELRKMMPWIKPIKE
- the ilvN gene encoding acetolactate synthase small subunit, which encodes MKYTLSVLVENHPGVLSRVAGLFSRRGFNIDSLAVGVTEDPTISRMTIVVNGDDYIVEQVTKQLNKLIDVIKIKKLNPKEAVERELALIKVNANSQTRSDIIQITEIFRANIVDVSKETLTIEISGDEDKIEALIELLKQYGIREVVRTGLIAIERGNKVISKSKSEEDE
- the ilvB gene encoding biosynthetic-type acetolactate synthase large subunit produces the protein MAKMTVARAMVEVLKSEGVEIIFGIPGAAIYPFYDALYDSDIKHVLVRTEQAAVHEASGYARTTGKVGVCVATSGPGATNLITGIATAYMDSVPIVAITGQVNSSLIGKDVFQEVDITGATAPFTKHNYLVKDPKKIVRILKEAFYIASTGRRGPVLIDVPIDVQLQEIEFEIPKEIDIPGYKPKEKGHPLQIKRAVEAIENSQRPVVCSGGGVIASGASQELQILIEKQKIPVISTLMGIGSIPTDHPYYLGMIGSHGQKEANLALRQADLLIVIGARLADRALGDTKITDNMKIIHIDIDPAEIGKNVDTNVPIVGDAKQVLSEINKRISERKDFWAHDIKAHKKVLIDDDKLHPYDVLREISRAYNGDYIITTDVGQHQIWAAHNLYIKEPGTFITSGGLGTMGYGVPAAIGAKFGRPDKEVISITGDGSFQMLLQELATIKREQVPIKIVLFNNTRLGMVYELQKKRCTGRFIATCLDGNPDFMILAKAYGIESMRLESKEKLKEAIEIMKSHKGPFLLEVVTSPDEPTIS